A single region of the Marinobacter salinus genome encodes:
- a CDS encoding NlpC/P60 family protein, translating into MNMYSNLNVGDLLYRSKGVVEHAGVYLGSNEVLHIQPGRRLVKVPFEQYANGKSVSVKRQKIDQQGFAKRLSEVSQVGGVYCPISNNCEHTAHYLTSGKRVSPQLQVALGFGFLGGMIASKGEASRFAIGAGLLGLGALIVSNANRRHDFVVDPKLPSIN; encoded by the coding sequence GTGAATATGTATTCTAACTTGAATGTGGGTGATTTGCTATACCGAAGCAAAGGAGTAGTGGAGCATGCTGGTGTCTATCTTGGGTCAAATGAGGTACTGCACATTCAGCCGGGAAGGCGCTTGGTGAAAGTGCCTTTTGAGCAATACGCTAATGGTAAATCGGTATCGGTGAAGCGCCAGAAAATTGATCAGCAAGGCTTTGCAAAAAGGCTTTCTGAGGTGAGTCAGGTAGGTGGGGTTTACTGCCCTATTTCGAATAACTGCGAGCACACGGCACATTACCTAACTTCCGGAAAACGAGTGAGCCCTCAACTCCAGGTTGCGCTTGGATTCGGTTTTTTGGGTGGAATGATTGCTTCGAAGGGTGAGGCGAGTAGGTTTGCCATAGGAGCTGGACTTCTTGGATTGGGGGCTCTTATTGTTTCAAATGCGAACCGGCGGCATGATTTCGTAGTCGATCCAAAGCTGCCAAGTATTAACTGA
- a CDS encoding NYN domain-containing protein, protein MNSNYKIALLIDCDNVSHQSIEGVLQELAKYGAVNVRHAHGNWNGPQLGGWIEKLHANAIRPVQQFAYTTGKNATDASMIIDAMDLLYSGNVDAFALMTSDSDFTPLVMRILEAGLPVFGFGERKTPMPFVNACSQFIYTENLREDTEEPDNVSNGGTPKPSVETKWGRNKLRGDTLLVRTLRTAVEQTADDDGWAHLGKVGQYISNNSSFSPVNYGYKKLSDLIRASELFEMSVRDKNVFYIKSPEK, encoded by the coding sequence ATGAACAGCAACTACAAAATCGCTCTACTCATCGACTGTGACAACGTCAGTCACCAATCCATCGAAGGGGTACTCCAGGAACTCGCCAAATACGGGGCTGTGAACGTGCGCCATGCCCACGGAAACTGGAACGGTCCGCAACTAGGAGGCTGGATCGAAAAGCTTCACGCTAACGCCATCCGACCGGTTCAGCAGTTTGCCTATACAACCGGCAAGAACGCTACCGATGCCTCAATGATCATTGACGCCATGGACCTGCTCTACAGCGGGAACGTCGATGCGTTCGCCCTCATGACCAGCGATTCCGACTTTACGCCCCTGGTCATGCGAATCCTTGAGGCCGGCCTACCAGTCTTTGGCTTCGGCGAGCGCAAAACCCCAATGCCCTTCGTGAACGCCTGCTCGCAATTCATCTACACAGAGAACCTTCGCGAGGATACTGAGGAACCGGATAACGTCAGCAACGGCGGCACGCCAAAACCAAGCGTCGAAACCAAGTGGGGACGGAACAAACTGAGGGGCGACACCTTGCTGGTGCGGACCCTACGAACTGCGGTGGAACAGACTGCTGATGATGATGGTTGGGCCCATCTGGGCAAGGTTGGCCAGTACATTTCCAATAACAGCTCTTTCTCCCCCGTGAACTACGGGTACAAGAAGCTGAGCGATCTTATCCGAGCCAGTGAGCTCTTCGAGATGAGTGTGCGGGATAAGAATGTTTTCTACATCAAGAGCCCTGAAAAATAG